The region TATCACCTGCTTGCTATCCCATCCTTCCACTGGGTATGCCACTGCAAAGTGAGTAAATGGTGTTTGGCCAGGCTCAAATCTGACTCCTCCCGTGTATTCTGGCTTcaacttcttctcctcTGAAATTATTCGTTAATCATTATCTAGAACAATTATCTCTACCCTCTATCCACACAACCTATTTCTCTATAATCAATATCGCCAATCGTGGTTTCTAGAATTATCATACCTTTCGGGTTCGGTATTGCGTTGTATTCTGCGAATGCTCTCATTGCCCACTTTGACAACTCCTTGAGGTCCAAATTTACTCCTACTAGGACACAGTTTTTTGGATAGAAGTGCTTTAGCATGAAATTCCTCATAATTTCCGGAGTGTAGTTTCCTTCGCTTTCCTTCAGGCAGTAGTTATAGTTTCCCAGCGTATTGTTGTGCCATGCTACGCTGTGCAGGCACTCCGTCACAAACTGGTCGTGGTTTTCCAACATTTTCGTTCTCTTTTCCTCCAGCTTGTGCTTGTTCGCCTTCAATTCCCAGGGCAGAAACCTAGGAAAGAGCACGTTTCCTACACATCGCATTATTTTGAGAACATTTTCATTGCTATAAGTACCAATATGCCTTCCGCCGTAACTATACTGTTCTCGATTTTAACTCTCCTCTAACTTACACTTACCTACTAATATGTTTAACAGGAACGGCAGATCCTGTCTCAGGAATTCTGCTTGGTACACTGTGTGTTCTCGAAACGCGTTGCAACTCACGTTTGCTGCCAGCGTTTCCACTGTTTTGATTGTTCTCAGGTGTGACAGGTGTGCTGTGCTGTAGAAGGCCATGTTCTCCACCATTGAGGACACTCCCTGGTTGTGCCCTTCTTCTTGTGCTGAGCCTGCTCCCACGTACAAGCCCAGGTGCGAATCCAGCCCTCCCTTGTCCAACGCTGCTATTCTCAGTCCGTTTTCCAGCTTTGCGTATTGAAACTTGTTATCCACTGGTTTAAAACTCCCTTCTGAGCCTCTTACGTATATAGACTCTGACATTGGCACGTTTTTAAACGGATTCCCCTCATTCTGCGGCGAACCGAAGTGATAATACTTAAAATCTGGCACCTCTTTGAAAACCACGTCCAAATCCTCCTTTACAAAGGGCACTGATGCATAATTTGGAGGCTCCTTGTGTATCTTTTCAAAAGTCTAAGAACATTAAATCAGTGAAGATGACATAACTTTGTGTAATACGTTTcaatgtgttaattttagGCAATTTTGCGCTGTTCTATACTACTCTAACACTTACCGTAAACGTTCTAGTTCCGTTTCTGGGAATTATCCCAAAAACGCttctaatatttttcatcaTATTTATGATGTTACAAAAGATTTATGTCAATACAGTGATTAATTCTTACGACTAACCCAACACAGTTCTGGGTTCAACACAGCAGAATACGTTTcgattttatttacacagttgattttttaaatatgatatgAATACCCTGGTTTCAACTCTAAAAAACTCGAGGGTTGGCAAACTTCCTCAAATTGGACTTAGGCTGGTAAACAAGCTTCAGGAAGGACACACATCCGAGAAGTTTTGGTACGTTctacaatatatatactggtTTCAAACTTGCTATTAACATGTTTTTAGGCTCGATTATATCGAATTTGTTAGGAATCCAGAAAATTTCAGGAAACTAAGCCCTCATTCAAAATGTTTGCTAACGTGTGTTGTCACAAAGATGGAAAGggatttatttaaaaagacCAGGTCCAGAGATTTGGTACACTCAATATACTCGgatgttattaataaaaggtctatttttatgttaaacCTGGAACTGATTAACATGATTTTGGTTTCTTCCTACACACTAAGGATTCCACTTTCAGACAACCAGCTGGATTTGGTACTATTAAGAGCAAATGAGGACATGTGCAAGATTTTTAGTGAGCGTAAGGAGGGTGTCGGCGAGGAAGATGAGCAAAGATACAGGTTCCCTGTTGAGCACTCTGTGGCCATAATTCACTCTCTGGCAAGCCTGACCAGATGTTTTCCAAGTCACCTTGAAAAGGTGCGCGACTCGGATGCAATAAACAGTGTTGTTAGCCGCTTAGAGTCGCTGCTGGGATTTGTCAACGCCAGGGAGTTCTCCATGATACTTTTTTCCTTCGACAAGTTAAAACTCTTGACTGATGATACtggatataaattttacaagTTTGCTCAAAAGATTGACGATTTCGATAGCCAGAGTTTGACAACGAGCTTTTACATTTCTTCAAATAATGTAAAGTTGAAGAACTTGTTTGGTTTTCTAATGCCGAGGGTCGATTCGATGATTATGACTGGTAGTTCGAGCGTTAACACTAGTCACAATGTGGATAACAGCAATGTCGCAAGATCGGCATCTGAGAGGAAGACATTGACAGGGAGAGAGTGCTGTAACATATTGTATAGTCTGTTGAGGCGCAACTCGTTCAAGGACAGGCATTACAGGTTCTTAGTTGAAAGAGCAGGCGACATGAACCTGCAGGAGTTGTGTAACATGTCAAGTCTGTTACTGTCAAAGAACTACCCAGTGGGAGACGATTTTAAAAGAGTCTTTGTAAACAAGCTTGTTGGAACAGATTTTAGTAATGTGGTTGTTTTGGACCTTTTAACAATTGCAAACTGTTTTCATGCTTGGAAAATAGAGAACGAGCTGGTTTTAAAAAGAATGGTAGCCGGCATTTGCAACAACGGTAACTTTATTTTCGGCGATAAATCTGTGTTGCTGCTTCACTACCTGGTGCAGTTGAAATACAACGATTTGGGATCGTTGCTTAAATTGTTTGATAAGGAGTTCGACTCAAGTAGGATAACTACGTTTCATCACATACTGCTGTATAATTCCATTAACACACTGAGAGTTCACTTGAACTGTGGTAGTCACGGACCAGGCGAGGAAGTGGAAAGTAGACTCAGCACTGACGCAAGTGTGCTGCATAGCATCTTAGAAAAGGTGCAAAATAAACTGGCTAGTGTAAATTTTGGATCCCTGACTAGACTTGATTTGTTGACCCTGGGAAAGTTCTATAACCTTCAGATTCTTGAAAGACTCGCTGAGTTCCTTAAGGATGATACTTGGAGTCACATGGACATTTGCTTGAACATGCTTAAATACAACTCAGACGCGGAGATAGCAAAAAGGGTCAACATGTTGATCATTAATGTAGATGCCGACAGGGCGTTTATGAGAGTGGCTTCTACAAATTCGAGGTCAAGGGGCGATTTGAATGGTGAAATGATGAAATTTAACCATTTTTTAACCATGGTTGTCTTATTAAAGAACATTGATGTCCTAAAAAGGGTTTTGAATTCAGCTATTGCAGCTAAGTGCTCTGACTTTGAGGTCATTTTATCCATTGTTAACTCCTGTAAGAAATTGCACTTCCTGGACGAAAATGTGAAGAAACTTTTGGAATCGCTCGTTAAATCATTCCATAGCAGTGAATTGCTGGGATATTTTAGCTGTGTTGATGCTCTTACAAGCGTTAAATTGTACAATGTTAAGAACATGATTTCCGATTTTGTAAATGTTCTGTACCACTTCGACTATCGCAATGACTCAAACGTGTATGATCACAGTCTCAGTAGGTCCTTAAACACTCTGCATATAGAGAGCATTTACTCATTaaccaataacaatatcAATAACAACCGTGTTAGTGTTAGCAATAGCATCAGTGGTAACATTGATGCAAATACGCCTTTAAAGGTAGCTAAAAAGAATGTAGTTGGATACACCGACGGTGGAAACGCAATAGTtgaatgtaaaatattggatGATAGAACCATTTATGAGTCACTTCTGGTTAGCATATCTAACTTGTGTTTTAACGCAGTTGTCCACCCCTCTGTTCTAATGAAGTTTATTAGGCATCATATTCACAGTTTGAATGCTAAATCGCCCACTATTCTAAAGTGCCTGGCCACGGACACGAGTATTTTGAAACATTTTACTCTAAGAGAGTTGCTTTTTATCAACGGCATTCAGCAGCGCACTTATACACACCTGATTGAAACCAATGATGTTCATACTAGTGTCCTTGCTACTTTGGTTAATCTAGGGATTAATTCGGTGGCAGAGTACCAGGTGCTGGACTATCGCATCGATCTACTAATATTGTAACAACATACACACCTTGGTATATGTGTGAATGTGTTCATACACACTTGTATGTGCGTATATACGTAGACTTGTATGTACACACTTGCGTATATACACaggtgtatatatacttgtATATGGGTGTTTTCagcaaaattaaaatacaggtGTTTACATGTCTTCGTACGCCTCGTCGTAGGCCTCGTCCCACGTCCACTTGAGCAGTGGCTGTTCGACGAAGACGTGGTTCGGTATCGGTCTGTCGACGACCTGGTGCAGGCTCAGGGTCATATAAGGTACGCAGGTACCGTCGCGCAGTCTCGTGTGCATCCTACTCAGCTGACTGTCCATGATTTGCAACGTCCTCCTTGCAAGATCGTCGGTATCCTTAAAAATCATTTCCTAAATGTGTTATGTGAAAACAACGTcaaatattagtaaaatTTACAGCCAATTCACGATATagataaatcaaataaaaataaataaattcaacCAGTAAAAACATACTGTAACTTTTCCTAGGCAAAAATTAGTCTCTTCTATAGCCCAGTTGGGATCCTTCTTTTCCAAATCCTTGCTCGAGATATCCTTTCCCGAGTACACGCTGGAAAAGGACCTGGTCTGGAGTCCATTAAATCTTATCTTATTCCCGACTCTGGATAGCGTCAGTCGGAACATCATagaatgtaaaaaataacaacacATACATGGGGAGGCATAAAGATGTTGATAGTGTATACCattaaagttaaatatcaataaatattaatttattaaacgccaattttgttaaaatactATGATTACTGGGTAAACAGATTTGTTGAATCTGATTCTATTGACGctaaacacaaatataatatgtTATAAATCTTTTATACTTCTTCCTAGTTTAAGGTGACATTTTTCGTATTCATATAACAGAAGCAGTGTGTATTTTGTTAAGTGGTCTTTACTAATATCCATAGTGCctaattattgtattttacttggtatgaatataaagaataataaatatagtcAATCATGGCAATAATAAGcccatatttatatatttctctttataataattcacaattttaataaaagttTATTTGGCACATTTGCTTACCAACTTTGgatctaaaaatattaccTACATGATTATTAGCTGCACGACTTCAAGtgacatttttttaatattatatttgtttctaattaatattcaccattttatatatattattcactaaattatttcaatAAATTCACTGTTGTCTTCATTTTGTGGCATATATGCTGAgttataaaattgttttaagtatttattatttgggcttataattaataatgataataattataaccCCTGATTTTATTTGCAAATACACAGTTTCATAATAATTATGCTATCGTATTGCTATTTGTAAGCATTCAGGCTTTAAATTAGAAATATCTCATTTATCACCTTTTGAATCATCatttagatttaatttttcctCAAACACGATTgacattaataaaaatggacgaggaggataTTAACAATGATATTAtggctgctgctgagctCAAATTAGAGCTAGCACATTCAGTCGTTAAGCCAACGAAAACCAGACCATCCCAAAATGAGGAGGAATCTAGTTCGTCTCCATTTAAACTTTCCAACGTTAAGCCATCGAAGTTGGACACAGATGAAAATATCGTGAGTTCGAACCCAGTAATTTCGGGTCTGTTCAGCACCAGGAATCCTCGCGATATAACGAGCGCAGTTGGCTCGGGCATAAAAAGTATAACTAAAGGGGTGGTTATAGGGACCACCAGCCTAGTCCTCTGTCCGGTGGTTGGAGTAACAAACGACGGAGTGACGGGATTTTTCAAAGGAGTCGGCGCCGGTGTGCTTGCTGCAATAACACTTCCCCTGGCAGGGATAGGAGTGTCACTCTACCAGGTGGGCCGGGGAGCCCTGAACACGCCCAAGGCAATCTGCGAAAAGGCCTCCGGAAAGGTCTGGAACAAGGAGAAGAGGGTCTGGGAAGAGAACTGGTACTCTCTGGAGGAAGAGGCGAAGATGCTGAAGGAATATCGCGAGTCTCACAAGGATGCGGCAGTCTCACCCCCTAACAAGGAGACCTACGAGAACAACACCGACGTGTTCGAGACTGAGCTGTATGAAATATTGCAAGTGCCCCCCAACGCAACTCAGGAAACGATCAGGAGGGCCTACTACAGGCTCGCGAAGAAGTACCACCCCGACAAGAACATGAACGTGGACGGCGAGGAAGATTTTAACCAGCTGTTCCACAGGCTAGGGGAGGCGTACCAGATCCTGGGCGACGAGCAGAGGCGGAAGAAGTACGACAAGTACGGGCGCTCCGCAATCAGCGACATGTCGATCATGGACTCGCagctcttcttcagcatgCTCTTCGGCTCAGACTCGCTCGAGCCGTACATCGGCAAACTCAGGATGGCGCTCTACCTGGAGCTCGAGATCAACGAGAACCTCACGCCCACGGCCCACGACTTTGAGAAGCTGCAGCAGGCCAGGGAGGTCGAGATAGCGCTGAACCTGCGGGAGTTCCTCAGGAGCTTCGTCTGCGGGGAGCTCGACGAGTTCAAGAACCACGTCAGGGCAGTCGCCGAGGACCTGTGCAAGAGCAGCTTCACGGTGGCCATCGTGGAGACTCTGGGGTGGACGTACCAGAACTACGCCAAGCAGTACATCGGCAAGCGCTCCTCATTCCTCGGCCTCTCGGGCCGCTTCGCCAAGTCGAAGCAGAAGACGCGCTCACTCGGCAAGGGCCTGAAGACGTTTTCCTACATGTTCAAAACTGCCGTCCTGGAGAGCGGCAGGCGCGCTGACGACTCCGAGCAGCCGATTTCCGACGTCGGCGTCAACTACAACGAGGAGAGCATTCCCGTGATCCTGGACGCCATGCTGAACATTTGCCTCATGGACATCCAGAACACCGTCAGGGCCTCCTGCAAGAGGCTCCTGAAGGACATGTCCGTCGACTCCTCCTGGCGCTTCAGGCGGGCGGAGGCGCTCCAGGAGGCCGGCAACATCTTCCTGCAGGTAGCTAGGGAGCTGAAGCCGCAGTTTACTGGTGGTCAGTCTACCAACGAGGTCGACCAGTACGTCAACGAGATTAAGGAGCGCAGGCAGGTCCGTAAAAATGTGCACTATTCAAACGATGCATtctactaatattttacacacgtTCCATccactttttatttattggcACCCCTATATATACGCGGTCCCATTACTGAGCCCTcatattgttaataatgtatttcgtgaattatacatttatgcACGGGCCCCGACGTGAGTGCTGTGAAACCGGTCATGGCAATTACCCATGAACGAAACCATATTAGCCTCACATATCAACACCCTTATATTAAAAGTGTATAATGTATGTGTTATGACATTATTGGAGTTTAAATTCGTTTGCGGATTACCAATACTTGTGGAATCCAATTGTGGTGGCTCTTTCTCGGAAGCACTGGCGGCATATTTCGAGTCCGTACTTCCTTATGAGTCCGTGACGATTAAAACACACGCAGCTAAATGAATATTCATTAGA is a window of Theileria orientalis strain Shintoku DNA, chromosome 2, complete genome DNA encoding:
- a CDS encoding mitochondrial processing peptidase subunit alpha, translated to MMKNIRSVFGIIPRNGTRTFTTFEKIHKEPPNYASVPFVKEDLDVVFKEVPDFKYYHFGSPQNEGNPFKNVPMSESIYVRGSEGSFKPVDNKFQYAKLENGLRIAALDKGGLDSHLGLYVGAGSAQEEGHNQGVSSMVENMAFYSTAHLSHLRTIKTVETLAANVSCNAFREHTVYQAEFLRQDLPFLLNILVGNVLFPRFLPWELKANKHKLEEKRTKMLENHDQFVTECLHSVAWHNNTLGNYNYCLKESEGNYTPEIMRNFMLKHFYPKNCVLVGVNLDLKELSKWAMRAFAEYNAIPNPKEEKKLKPEYTGGVRFEPGQTPFTHFAVAYPVEGWDSKQVIATTLLQSILGGGGSFTTGGPGKGLTTSLYNNVLNRYEFVESCMAFNTVHSTTGLFGIYMVVNGGYASGNLAQVFSIIKDEFERMKQLTNKELTKGKNSLKSFLHMSLEHKAIVCEDVGRQLLFCNRVLEPEDLERLIDSVTLEELKAVVNDLRNNKPSVVVHGKLDTVPHPDVVLELLR
- a CDS encoding molecular chaperone DnaJ, which encodes MDEEDINNDIMAAAELKLELAHSVVKPTKTRPSQNEEESSSSPFKLSNVKPSKLDTDENIVSSNPVISGLFSTRNPRDITSAVGSGIKSITKGVVIGTTSLVLCPVVGVTNDGVTGFFKGVGAGVLAAITLPLAGIGVSLYQVGRGALNTPKAICEKASGKVWNKEKRVWEENWYSLEEEAKMLKEYRESHKDAAVSPPNKETYENNTDVFETELYEILQVPPNATQETIRRAYYRLAKKYHPDKNMNVDGEEDFNQLFHRLGEAYQILGDEQRRKKYDKYGRSAISDMSIMDSQLFFSMLFGSDSLEPYIGKLRMALYLELEINENLTPTAHDFEKLQQAREVEIALNLREFLRSFVCGELDEFKNHVRAVAEDLCKSSFTVAIVETLGWTYQNYAKQYIGKRSSFLGLSGRFAKSKQKTRSLGKGLKTFSYMFKTAVLESGRRADDSEQPISDVGVNYNEESIPVILDAMLNICLMDIQNTVRASCKRLLKDMSVDSSWRFRRAEALQEAGNIFLQVARELKPQFTGGQSTNEVDQYVNEIKERRQVRKNVHYSNDAFY